A single window of Candidatus Eisenbacteria bacterium DNA harbors:
- a CDS encoding IS66 family transposase: MKPPKLIELKPADVEAFLMRVEKGALQEGDYEIIKSIVETLAYLSQAVDEKATAIKRLLRVIFGAKTETREKLFKIGSNPKEVDNPQEESEPEKQPGHGRNGADAYKKAERIKVSIQDLKAGEPCRECLRGRLYPVKKAGTLVRFVGRAPLAAKIYEMEKLRCNLCGEVFTAQPPNNVGSDKYDETAGAMIAMLKYGSGVPFYRIEKLQESMGIPLPASTQWDIVENAANWGTHPAYRELIRQAAQGNVIHNDDTPMKILELLKEINEKSSRTGMFTTGMMSIVEDRKIALFFTGQKHAGENMTDLLKQRQAELDPPIQMCDALSRNASKEFETLLANCLVHGRRNFVDVAANFPEETAHVIDQIALVYKNDETAKEQNLSPQERLLFHQRESAPVMKNLKQCLSEQLHQKKTEPNSGLGKAIAYMLKHWDPLTLFLRVPGAPLDNNLCEQTLKKAILHRKNSLFYKTEHGAFIGDMFMSLIHTCSLGDVNPFDYLVALQKHSFEVFKNPRNWMPWNYQGSLPVNDS; the protein is encoded by the coding sequence ATGAAGCCTCCGAAGCTGATCGAGTTGAAACCAGCGGACGTGGAGGCCTTCCTTATGCGGGTGGAAAAAGGGGCCCTGCAGGAAGGTGATTATGAGATCATCAAGTCCATTGTGGAGACCCTCGCCTATCTCAGCCAGGCGGTCGATGAGAAGGCCACGGCGATCAAACGTCTGTTGCGGGTGATCTTTGGCGCCAAGACAGAGACGCGCGAGAAGCTCTTCAAGATCGGAAGCAACCCGAAAGAGGTCGACAACCCGCAAGAGGAATCTGAACCGGAGAAGCAACCAGGTCACGGCAGAAACGGTGCGGATGCTTACAAAAAAGCCGAGCGGATCAAAGTATCCATCCAGGATCTGAAGGCTGGCGAACCATGCCGGGAATGTCTCAGGGGGAGACTTTATCCAGTCAAGAAGGCTGGGACCCTGGTGCGGTTCGTGGGTAGGGCCCCTCTGGCCGCCAAAATCTATGAGATGGAGAAGCTGCGCTGCAACCTCTGCGGCGAGGTCTTTACGGCCCAGCCCCCGAACAACGTCGGTTCCGACAAGTATGACGAAACCGCCGGGGCCATGATTGCCATGCTGAAGTATGGCAGCGGCGTTCCTTTCTACCGGATCGAGAAGCTTCAGGAAAGCATGGGGATACCGCTGCCGGCGTCAACCCAGTGGGATATAGTAGAGAATGCCGCCAACTGGGGCACTCACCCCGCCTATCGGGAACTGATCCGTCAGGCCGCCCAAGGCAATGTCATCCATAACGACGATACCCCCATGAAGATCCTGGAGTTGCTAAAAGAGATCAATGAGAAATCGTCTCGAACAGGGATGTTTACCACCGGCATGATGTCAATCGTAGAGGACCGCAAGATCGCCCTGTTCTTTACGGGACAGAAACACGCCGGGGAAAATATGACGGATTTGCTCAAACAACGGCAAGCCGAACTGGACCCGCCGATTCAGATGTGTGACGCCCTCAGCCGCAATGCTTCCAAGGAGTTCGAGACCCTCCTGGCCAACTGCCTGGTCCACGGGCGGCGGAACTTCGTGGACGTGGCGGCAAACTTTCCTGAAGAGACGGCTCATGTCATTGACCAGATCGCGTTGGTTTACAAAAATGATGAAACAGCCAAAGAGCAGAACCTCTCACCCCAGGAGCGGCTCCTCTTCCATCAGCGGGAAAGCGCACCGGTGATGAAGAATCTTAAACAGTGTCTTTCTGAACAGCTCCATCAAAAGAAGACGGAGCCGAACTCCGGATTGGGAAAGGCCATCGCCTATATGCTCAAGCACTGGGATCCTCTGACTCTGTTTCTGAGAGTCCCCGGAGCGCCCCTGGACAACAACCTCTGTGAGCAGACCCTGAAAAAGGCCATCCTCCACAGGAAAAACTCGCTCTTCTACAAGACCGAACACGGCGCGTTCATCGGTGATATGTTCATGAGCCTGATCCACACCTGCAGCCTGGGGGATGTCAATCCCTTCGACTACCTGGTGGCCCTCCAGAAACATTCCTTCGAGGTCTT